A window of the bacterium genome harbors these coding sequences:
- a CDS encoding Mur ligase family protein has protein sequence MTLRDAMAWLDRHVNLEAAAGKVHGLSLDRMRSLAAVLGDPQRDFPAVHITGTNGKGSTAHLISRLLAARGLYAGTYMSPHVSSINERIQLAGTPVTDDMLAGLLGDVRRVVEAAGLEPSWFEIMTGAALRCFADTAVDVAVVEVGKLGRYDATNVVDGDVAVVTNVGEDHTDGGPGWRAAVAWEKAGIVKPGAVLVLGETDPALREVFCEVGPSRTVLRGEDFACARNDLALGGRMLDITAAGRYEDVFLELHGRHQGDNAALALAACEAFFDSPLPTEVVSEAFAGAGLPGRLEVVGRAPLTVVDGAHNPDGASAARVALEEDFAGAARTFMVIGMMRERDPGRMFSEIGAHRCELLVTTTAPSPRGIPAVELARIAGEAGIRCEAVEDPAAAVRHARAQAADGDLVFVSGSLYVAGAARSAETIESATTWSF, from the coding sequence ATGACACTGCGTGATGCCATGGCGTGGCTGGACCGCCACGTCAACCTGGAGGCCGCCGCCGGAAAGGTGCACGGTCTGTCGCTGGACCGGATGCGGTCGCTGGCGGCGGTGTTGGGGGACCCCCAGCGGGACTTCCCGGCGGTCCACATCACCGGTACCAACGGCAAGGGATCCACGGCGCACCTGATCAGCCGCCTGTTGGCGGCGAGGGGGCTGTACGCCGGGACCTACATGAGCCCGCATGTCAGCAGCATCAACGAGCGCATACAGCTGGCCGGCACCCCCGTCACCGACGACATGCTCGCCGGACTGCTGGGGGACGTGCGGCGGGTGGTCGAGGCCGCCGGGCTCGAACCCTCCTGGTTCGAGATCATGACCGGCGCGGCGCTGCGCTGCTTCGCCGACACCGCCGTGGACGTGGCCGTCGTGGAGGTCGGAAAGCTGGGACGCTACGACGCCACCAACGTGGTCGACGGCGACGTGGCAGTGGTCACGAACGTGGGGGAGGACCACACCGACGGCGGTCCCGGATGGCGGGCGGCGGTGGCGTGGGAGAAGGCCGGCATCGTGAAACCCGGGGCGGTGCTGGTTCTCGGGGAGACCGATCCGGCTCTCCGCGAGGTGTTCTGCGAGGTCGGACCCTCCCGGACGGTCCTGCGGGGCGAGGACTTCGCCTGCGCCCGCAACGACCTGGCCCTGGGCGGCAGGATGTTGGACATCACCGCTGCCGGTCGCTACGAGGACGTGTTCCTGGAGCTGCACGGCCGGCATCAGGGCGACAACGCGGCGCTGGCGTTGGCCGCCTGCGAGGCGTTCTTCGACTCCCCGCTGCCCACCGAAGTGGTCAGCGAGGCGTTCGCCGGCGCCGGGCTGCCGGGGCGCCTGGAGGTCGTCGGGCGGGCGCCGCTGACCGTGGTCGACGGCGCGCACAACCCCGACGGGGCCTCCGCCGCCCGCGTCGCGCTCGAGGAGGACTTCGCCGGTGCGGCCCGCACCTTCATGGTCATCGGCATGATGCGCGAGCGCGACCCGGGGCGGATGTTCTCCGAGATCGGCGCCCACCGCTGCGAACTGCTCGTCACCACCACCGCACCGTCGCCCCGCGGCATCCCTGCGGTAGAACTGGCCCGCATCGCCGGCGAGGCGGGCATCCGCTGCGAGGCCGTCGAGGATCCCGCCGCCGCCGTCCGGCACGCCCGGGCGCAAGCGGCCGACGGCGACCTGGTCTTCGTGTCGGGTTCCCTTTACGTGGCCGGTGCCGCGCGCAGCGCCGAAACGATCGAATCAGCCACCACCTGGAGCTTCTAG
- the ndk gene encoding nucleoside-diphosphate kinase — MGATLVLCKPDAVERGLVGEILSRFERKGLRIAAARLLQIDADLAARHYAEHVEKPFYAELRDFIGRSPTLALVLEGPEETYAIVRTLMGPTNPAGAPPGTIRGDFGLEVTENLVHGSDSEAAAAREIALFFGDLDI, encoded by the coding sequence ATGGGCGCAACGCTGGTGCTGTGCAAGCCGGACGCGGTCGAGCGCGGCCTCGTGGGCGAGATCCTGAGCCGGTTCGAGCGCAAGGGGTTGCGGATCGCCGCGGCTCGGCTCCTGCAGATCGACGCCGACCTGGCGGCGCGCCACTACGCCGAGCACGTCGAGAAGCCGTTCTACGCCGAGTTGCGTGACTTCATCGGCCGCTCGCCGACGTTGGCCCTCGTGCTGGAGGGGCCCGAGGAGACCTACGCCATCGTGCGCACCCTGATGGGCCCGACGAACCCTGCAGGCGCCCCGCCGGGGACGATCCGCGGCGATTTCGGCCTGGAGGTCACCGAGAACCTCGTGCACGGCAGCGACAGCGAGGCCGCCGCCGCGCGGGAGATCGCCCTGTTCTTCGGTGATCTGGACATCTGA